The Apium graveolens cultivar Ventura chromosome 11, ASM990537v1, whole genome shotgun sequence genome has a window encoding:
- the LOC141696595 gene encoding putative F-box protein At3g23260, which produces MDKLPDDMIFDILARLPVKFILRCKSVCKSWRSHILNSYFVELHMVRTSTNPENHSFIAHNNSQHTLCLINKNFLDIANDFKLPLKLNKPRAYDGLNIVGSCNGLICLSYKRQRQRLKRRLYLWNPATRQLKDINDYTHIINKYNYYYHGVSIGFGFDLSSSDYKKEIKVDLKFRVHKYESYDLHPATVKGSPYWIIEQNPVDQQLAMISFNMQSEKFSTISLPDGMCHRYSSIVNIIEFKESVAVAVAARSLDEDINIWTLDDDNGWIKKFTIPNPKFRISACLKNGDFVGDIFYRLVVYDSVNEVVTPTQLLVVRPTIYNYSESLVNLN; this is translated from the exons ATGGATAAGTTGCCTGACGATATGATCTTTGATATTTTAGCACGATTACCAGTCAAATTTATTCTGCGTTGCAAATCTGTATGCAAGTCATGGAGATCACATATCTTAAACTCTTACTTTGTAGAACTCCACATGGTTCGCACCTCGACTAACCCTGAAAATCATTCTTTCATCGCACATAACAATTCTCAACATACACTTTGTCTCATCAACAAAAATTTCCTCGATATTGCTAATGATTTCAAGCTCCCTTTGAAACTCAATAAACCTCGTGCTTATGACGGATTAAATATTGTTGGATCATGTAACGGTCTGATTTGCCTTTCTTACAAGCGCCAAAGACAAAGACTAAAGAGAAGATTATACCTTTGGAACCCTGCTACTAGACAGCTGAAGGACATCAATGACTATACCCATATTATCAACAAATACAATTATTATTATCACGGTGTTTCTATCGGTTTTGGTTTTGATCTTTCCAGCAGTGACTACAAG AAAGAAATTAAGGTGGACTTAAAGTTTAGAGTTCACAAGTACGAATCTTATGACCTTCATCCCGCGACTGTGAAGGGATCACCTTACTGGATAATAGAACAAAATCCTGTTGACCAACAGTTAGCTATGATTTCCTTTAATATGCAAAGTGAGAAATTTAGCACAATTTCATTGCCTGATGGTATGTGCCATAGATATTCATCAATAGTTAACATAATTGAGTTTAAGGAATctgttgctgttgctgttgcaGCACGGTCCCTTGATGAAGACATAAACATCTGGACACTAGATGATGACAATGGTTGGATTAAGAAGTTCACTATCCCGAATCCAAAGTTCAGAATATCGGCATGTCTGAAGAATGGTGACTTTGTGGGAGATATTTTTTATAGACTAGTCGTATATGACTCTGTGAATGAAGTGGTGACGCCTACTCAACTCTTAGTGGTCAGACCAACAATTTACAATTACAGCGAGAGTCTTGTAAATTTGAATTAG
- the LOC141698284 gene encoding uncharacterized protein LOC141698284 — translation MEVVRYGIIGVGMMGREHLLNLYHLSKSQQGVCVVCIADPHLPSQQLAINLAHSLNFSLKVFSGHQELLESGLCDVVIVSTPNMTHCNILMDIISHPKPHHVLVEKPLCTTVADCQKVVEASKRRSDMLVQVGLEYRYMPPVAKLIDIVKSGTLGRVKMVSFREHRFPFLIKVNNWNRFNRNSGGTLVEKCCHFFDLMRLFVGAHPIRVMASGAIDVNHKDEVYDGEVPDIIDNAYVIVEFDNGSRGMLDLCMFAEGSKNEQEISVVGDIGKGEALVPENIVRFGIRKNGRDGVQTLKAVDGRIKYDGLHHGSSYLEHLNFLAAIKAKGSEPPAVDLNDGLISVAIGVAAQLSIEKGRFVTIEEVTG, via the exons ATGGAGGTAGTAAGATATGGAATTATAGGTGTAGGAATGATGGGAAGAGAACATTTGTTGAATCTTTATCATCTCAGCAAATCACAACAAGGTGTTTGTGTTGTTTGTATTGCTGATCCTCATCTCCCTTCTCAACAACTTGCCATCAATCTTGCTCACTCCCTCAATTTCTCTCTCAAG GTTTTTTCAGGACATCAGGAGCTGTTAGAAAGCGGACTCTGTGATGTGGTTATTGTTTCAACTCCGAACATGACTCATTGCAATATCCTTATGGATATCATTAGCCATCCAAAACCTCACCATGTGCTAGTTGAGAAGCCTCTCTGCACCACCGTAGCTGACTGTCAAAAG GTCGTAGAGGCTTCTAAAAGGAGATCTGATATGCTGGTTCAAGTTGGACTGGAGTACAGATACATGCCGCCTGTTGCTAAGCTGATAGACATAGTTAAAAGTGGAACACTAGGACGGGTGAAAATGGTGTCATTTCGGGAGCATAGATTTCCATTTTTAATAAAG GTCAACAACTGGAACAGGTTCAATCGTAATAGTGGGGGAACGCTGGTTGAAAAATGTTGCCACTTTTTTGATCTCATGAGGCTGTTTGTTGGTGCACATCCTATCCGTGTAATGGCTTCTGGAGCAATTGACGTTAACCATAAAGATGAAGTATATGATGGAGAG GTACCTGATATAATTGACAATGCATACGTAATTGTTGAATTTGATAATGGATCACGTGGCATGCTTGACCTTTGTATGTTTGCGGAAGGCAGTAAAAATGAGCAAGAAATATCTGTCGTTGGTGATATTGGGAAG GGCGAGGCGCTTGTTCCAGAAAATATCGTGCGGTTTGGTATTCGAAAGAATGGAAGAGATGGAGTTCAGACCCTAAAGGCTGTAGATGGCCGAATAAA ATACGACGGCCTACATCATGGTTCTAGCTATCTGGAACACCTTAATTTCTTGGCTGCAATCAAGGCAAAAGGCTCAGAACCTCCAGCCGTAGATTTGAATGATGGTTTGATTTCAGTAGCTATAGGAGTTGCAGCACAGCTTTCTATCGAGAAGGGCCGATTTGTTACAATCGAAGAGGTTACTGGCTAA